One Trichoplusia ni isolate ovarian cell line Hi5 chromosome 6, tn1, whole genome shotgun sequence DNA segment encodes these proteins:
- the LOC113494695 gene encoding E3 ubiquitin-protein ligase CHIP codes for MSKHMYSTANLTDKELKEQGNRLFSLRRYEDAMNCYTKAIIKNPSVATYFTNRALCHLKMKRWEATCQDCRRALDIDNNQVKGHFFLGQALVELDCYDEAIKHLHRANDLAREQKLNFGDDIAAQIRIARKKRWNVQEEKRIAQEIELQAYLNRLISEDMQRRIEAIKLENSNEEEVNNKIPKIEEECNNYTSELNNLFSKMDERRRKRDVPDYLCGKISFEILNEPVITPSGITYEKKDIEEHLERVGHFDPVTRVKLTADQLIPNFTMKEVVDAFLQDNEWALDY; via the exons ATGAGTAAACATATGTATTCGACGGCGAACCTAACAGATAAAGAGCTAAAGGAGCAAGGGAATAGATTATTTAGTCTGAGGCGTTATGAAGATGCTATGAACTGTTATACAAAGGCTATT ATTAAAAACCCTTCAGTTGCAACATATTTTACGAATAGGGCACTATGTCACCTGAAGATGAAACGGTGGGAGGCGACCTGTCAGGACTGCCGGCGTGCACTTGACATAGACAACAATCAGGTCAAAGGCCATTTCTTTTTGGGGCAGGCTCTGGTTGAACTGGATTGCTATGATGAGGCTATTAAACATCTCCACCGTG CGAATGATTTGGCGAGAGAGCAGAAGCTGAACTTCGGTGACGATATCGCCGCACAGATACGTATCGCCAGGAAAAAGAGGTGGAACGTACAAGAGGAGAAGCGAATAGCACAGGAAATTGAACTTCAGGCTTATTTGAATAg acTTATAAGTGAAGACATGCAACGTAGAATAGAAGCAATTAAGTTAGAAAATAGTAATGAAGAGgaggttaataataaaataccgaAAATTGAAGAGGAAtgt AATAATTACACTAGtgaattaaataacttattttcaaaaatgGACGAGAGAAGAAGG AAACGTGACGTACCAGATTATTTGTGTGGAAAAATAAGTTTCGAGATTCTGAACGAGCCAGTTATCACACCGAGTGGCATCACTTACGAGAAAAAAGACATTGAAGAACATTTGGAg CGCGTCGGCCATTTTGATCCGGTGACCCGCGTGAAGTTGACAGCAGACCAGTTGATCCCTAACTTCACTATGAAGGAAGTAGTCGATGCTTTTCTTCAGGACAACGAGTGGGCACTTGACTACTGA
- the LOC113494692 gene encoding neprilysin-4-like produces MTRVDTRIPLQTVSIKSRPRTANFCRFFSVVAFAAVAAAAYFLFRRTSDSLGDPSDQFTVKNIPKIYTRLEGVDPDERDVFQGFRTSFLPPEEIVLARNSKAKREVYEGNVTSDILIWGTSDKQHGTPTRVKRMSHFTFTSQDYDQEKSRPKRGDVSADNNYDVESESETQEEFYEMPETTDDYNDDEKDMESVVRPELHVDRGPLDDVVEQVRGQPELEEGEMISSAHIYKPSRYFAGIHAFWKGQGDRDQIRATQANIMKQYMDAEADPCHDFYQYACGNWAALNPIPADKAGYDTFEMLRENLDTVLKDLLEFKTKEDVPCKYPGPHLDLEENFLQQIKLEDKNSPKQFYNPFLDTITTSPSDFFNNTEDEYDFNVNGKATKQIVSRIRRYLDKKSKAIMKPISKMKRKIRKYMYQNPNQKNERIKRFSNKARPKKKVVRRKFIIRSKEIRFGRRLLTYGTRYKRRRDTTTKKTTEKTPTTVKKSMNLNKSPTTTEKPCGTKTHKKTVKIIEEGDPADGDAAMKARFLFKSCMNYEILQKRGHQPLLDLLDLLGGWPILKPAWNSTKFDWLELMAKLRLYNNDILISEWVGPDIKNSDEFVIQFDQTSLGLPTRDYFLQDTNKVYLDAYKSYLTKIAILLGGDTSHVENSADKMIEFEIKLAKITSAPEDRRNVSELYRRMSLKKLEELVPQVKWRRYLCVVMNRTVHSDETVVLFALCYVRHLVQLIEDTDPSTLANYLLWRFVRHRVNNLDDRFQSAKQQFYFILFGREQAPPRWKNCVSQVNSNMGMALGSMFVRKYFDEMSKNDTLYMTREIQQSFRELLHMTDWIDDKTKKLAAHKVDAMMLRIGYPDFILNKKELDERYKEVKIHPDKYFENILNILQHLTKMEQSRIGQPVNKTLWNTAPAVVNAYYSRNKNQIMFPAGILQPPFYHRHFPRSLNYGGIGVVIGHEITHGFDDKGRLFDCDGNLHRWWSDGAIESFHRRAQCLIDQYGQYIVPEVNMKLDGVNTQGENIADNGGVKQAFRAYLHWVQRHGVNGETLPGLNHTHTQLFFLNFAQVWCGAMRPEAMRNKLKTAVHSPGRFRVIGTLSNSHDFAREFQCPPGSPMNPTHKCTVW; encoded by the exons ATGACGCGGGTGGACACGCGGATTCCACTACAAACTGTGTCAATTAAATCGCGTCCAAGAACTGCAAATTTTTGTAGATTCTTTTCTGTTGTAGCGTTTGCGGCTGTTGCCGCTGCtgcgtattttttattcagaagaACCAGTGACTCGCTAGGGGACCCTTCCGATCAATTTACTGTTAAGAATATACCCAAAATCTACACCAGGTTAGAAGGCGTTGATCCTGATGAAAGGGACGTGTTCCAAGGGTTCCGAACCTCATTCCTGCCACCAGAAGAAATAGTTCTTGCTCGTAATTCGAAAGCTAAACGTGAAGTTTACGAGGGTAATGTGACAAGTGACATACTGATATGGGGCACCTCGGACAAGCAGCATGGGACACCTACGCGAGTGAAACGCATGAgtcattttacttttacttcCCAAGATTATGA CCAAGAAAAATCTCGCCCAAAGCGTGGAGACGTAAGCGCAGATAACAACTATGATGTAGAAAGTGAAAGTGAGACCCAAGaagaattttatgaaatgcCCGAAACTACCGATGACTATAATGATGACGAGAAAGACATGGAAAG CGTAGTCCGTCCGGAGCTTCACGTGGATCGCGGGCCATTAGACGATGTTGTGGAACAAGTCCGCGGCCAACCGGAACTGGAGGAAGGCGAGATGATATCCTCCGCTCATATATACAAGCCATCTAGGTATTTTGCAG GTATCCATGCCTTCTGGAAAGGTCAAGGCGACAGAGACCAGATAAGGGCTACACAGGCAAATATCATGAAACAATATATGGACGCTGAAGCGGATCCCTGCCACGATTTTTATCAGTACGCCTGTGGTAACTGGGCCGCCCTGAATCCTATTCCAGCTGATAAAGCTGG ATACGACACTTTTGAAATGCTTAGAGAAAATTTAGACACTGTATTGAAAGATTTATTAGAATTCAAAACTAAAGAGGATGTTCCTTGTAAGTACCCGGGGCCTCACCTAGACTTAGAAGAAAACTTCTTACAACAAATTAAACTCGAAGATAAAAACTCGCCGAAACAATTTTACAATCCATTTCTAGATACAATTACTACTAGCCCAAGTGATTTCTTTAATAACACTGAAGATGAGTATGATTTTAATGTGAACGGCaaagcaacaaaacaaattgtgaGCCGCATTCGCAGATATTTggataaaaaatcaaaagcaaTAATGAAACCAATATCAAAAATGAAACGCAAAATACGGAAATACATGTACCAAAATCCCAATCAGAAAAACGAACGAATCAAAAGGTTTTCTAACAAGGCTAGGCCAAAGAAGAAAGTGGTaagaagaaaatttataattaggtCAAAAGAAATAAGATTCGGCAGAAGATTATTAACGTACGGCACGAGATATAAGAGAAGAAGAGATACTACTACTAAAAAGACAACAGAAAAAACTCCAACAACTGTTAAAAAATCGATGAATTTAAATAAGTCTCCAACTACAACTGAAAAACCATGTGGAACTAAAACACATAAGAAGACAGTAaaaataatcgaggaaggcgaTCCAGCTGATGGCGATGCTGCCATGAAAGCAAGATTCCTCTTTAAATCTTGTATGAACTACGAAATCTTACAAAAACGAGGGCACCAGCCTCTCTTAGACTTATTAGATTTGCTTGGAGGCTGGCCGATATTGAAGCCTGCTTGGAATTCTACTAAATTTGACTGGCTAGAACTAATGGCAAAGCTAAGGTTATACAACAATGATATCCTAATATCGGAATGGGTTGGGCCTGATATAAAGAATTCTGATGAATTCGTAATTCAATTCGATCAGACAAGTCTAG GATTACCAACaagagattattttttacaagatacaaataaagtatatttagatGCGTACAAAAGCTACCTAACAAAAATAGCAATATTACTCGGAGGTGACACTAGTCACGTTGAGAACAGCGCTGATAAAatgattgaatttgaaattaa ACTAGCAAAAATCACATCGGCCCCGGAGGACAGGAGGAATGTATCAGAGCTGTACCGAAGAATGTCACTGAAGAAGCTTGAAGAACTAGTGCCCCAGGTGAAATGGAGAAGGTATTTGTGCGTGGTGATGAACAGGACAGTGCACTCGGATGAAACTGTGGTGCTTTTTGCCCTTTGCTATGTTAGG CATTTAGTTCAATTAATCGAGGACACTGACCCGAGCACTTTGGCGAATTACCTGTTGTGGAGATTTGTGAGGCACAGGGTCAACAACCTCGATGACAGATTCCAATCGGCTAAACAACA ATTTTACTTCATATTATTTGGACGGGAGCAAGCACCGCCGCGATGGAAGAACTGCGTGTCCCAGGTGAATTCGAACATGGGCATGGCCTTGGGCTCCATGTTCGTGAGGAAGTACTTCGACGAGATGAGTAAAAACGACACTCTGTACATGACCAGGGAGATCCAACAATCCTTCAGAGAACTCCTCCATATGACAGATTGGATTGATGACAAGACTAAGAAACTGGCAGCACACAAAGTAGATGCTATGATGTTAAGAATAGGGTACCCCGACTTTATACTCAACAAGAAAGAATTGGACGAGAGATACAAAGAGGTTAAAATACACCCCGATAAATATTTCGAGAACATTCTTAATATACTGCAGCATTTGACAAAGATGGAGCAATCGCG aattgGCCAGCCAGTGAATAAGACACTATGGAACACTGCCCCCGCCGTAGTGAACGCGTACTACAGCCGCAACAAGAATCAGATTATGTTCCCAGCCGGCATCTTGCAGCCGCCCTTCTACCACAGACACTTTCCTCGTTCCCTTAACTATGGCGGCATTGGGGTTGTCATAG GTCATGAGATCACTCACGGTTTCGACGACAAAGGTCGTCTTTTCGACTGTGACGGGAACCTGCACCGCTGGTGGTCAGACGGCGCCATCGAGTCCTTCCACAGGCGCGCGCAGTGCCTGATAGACCAGTACGGCCAGTACATTGTGCCTGAAGTCAATATGAAGCTAGACGGTGTTAATACGCAG GGTGAGAACATCGCTGATAACGGGGGAGTGAAGCAAGCATTCCGCGCGTACCTTCACTGGGTACAGCGCCACGGAGTCAACGGTGAGACGCTGCCAGGCCTGAACCACACGCATACGCAGCTTTTTTTCCTGAACTTCGCACAG GTGTGGTGCGGTGCCATGCGTCCAGAAGCGATGCGCAACAAGCTGAAGACGGCCGTGCACTCGCCGGGCCGGTTCCGTGTCATCGGCACGCTCTCGAACTCCCACGACTTCGCCAGGGAGTTCCAGTGCCCGCCCGGCTCGCCAATGAACCCCACACACAAGTGTACAGTCTGGTGA
- the LOC113494693 gene encoding uncharacterized protein LOC113494693 has product MITFAELTKQVHLINDLILSDMVCEDVDTSQEAITFSKHLLATKYWFARISWANKKRYLLALLQDVKSAWALSLLLKSMWNCRPKDAVLSANEPILYSSYDQVPLDHNRTALPVLTLAQVMKSDRIWFLSLDPESQALVMSELLTVAGGPVMWEVLKRARHIYEKYRDGMLQSLQECIVVHETVEKTPTLPPSPTLPSSSASPDKVSPKRDSRKSSASSSAGPDSARPIPVISEAQRTLDASLATWNATIKSMRDSLKLEEMEMTFNDGTKRKIWKVLRPKPEVIESVDFVQQLPSSIGKRIISYLPRAQLGEYARVNKYWAYLVEEFKAELTARTKLNTDFERLHEMFLRHDTSMEMFTTHNEMQVAPASSQGASLAPSGWRQPLPSVKASEKSGGVYSLRHLISNHLSKPVVVQKPIRNMQDLNERMEIRGAADENIWKWCENVLAHAKRIKKVTKKPEAEDGVLSLGNVHFPCPLMKMSMEVPLVPPLYRDPAMSTTAKPRRNISDCTFIHSPKERIKRYSLWTRDLSSLYPVLKIPSYQSPIFPHPHGSHSHSAH; this is encoded by the exons ATGATAACGTTTGCGGAGTTGACGAAACAAGTTCATTTAATCAATGATTTGATTTTATCTGATATGGTTTGTG AGGACGTTGATACCTCACAAGAGGCAATAACGTTTAGTAAGCATCTTCTGGCTACCAAGTACTGGTTCGCGCGTATATCGTGGGCAAATAAGAAGCGTTACTTGCTGGCGTTGTTGCAAGACGTAAAGAGTGCGTGGGCACTGTCACTTCTACTCAAGTCCATGTGGAACTGCCGCCCGAAAGATGCTGTGCTGTCTGCCAACGA ACCAATATTGTATAGCAGCTACGATCAAGTGCCATTGGATCACAACAGGACGGCTCTGCCGGTCCTCACTCTTGCGCAAGTCATGAAGAGTGATCGCATTTGGTTTCTTTCCCTAGACCCG GAGTCTCAAGCTCTTGTGATGTCGGAACTGTTAACAGTAGCGGGGGGTCCGGTCATGTGGGAGGTGCTGAAACGAGCGCGACACATTTACGAGAAATACCGAGATGGGATGTTGCAGAGCTTACAAGAGTGCATCGTTGTTCATGAGACAGTAGAAAAGACGCCGACATTACCGCCATCGCCTACGCTGCCATCTAGCTCAGCGTCTCCGGACAAG GTCTCGCCCAAAAGAGATTCACGTAAAAGCTCAGCTAGTTCCTCCGCTGGACCGGATTCAGCTCGACCAATACCCGTCATAAGCGAGGCGCAAAGAACA TTAGACGCCAGTCTAGCCACATGGAATGCAACAATAAAAAGCATGCGTGATAGTTTAAAACTTGAGGAGATGGAAATGACTTTCAACGATGGCACTAAGAGGAAAATTTGGAAAGTACTGCGACCCAAGCCCGAGGTCATTGAGTCTGTTGACTTT GTACAGCAGCTACCTTCATCCATCGGCAAGAGGATCATATCGTACTTGCCCCGTGCTCAACTGGGCGAGTATGCCAGAGTCAACAAGTATTGGGCGTACCTCGTCGAGGAATTCAAAGCTGAACTGACCGCTAGAACAAAACTCAACACCGACTTCGAAAGACTGCAT GAAATGTTCCTTCGTCACGACACGAGTATGGAAATGTTTACTACCCATAATGAAATGCAAGTGGCCCCTGCAAGCTCCCAGGGCGCGAGCTTAGCCCCCTCGGGATGGAGGCAGCCACTACCGAGTGTGAAAGCTAGCGAAAAATCAGGAGGAGTATATTCTCTAAGGCATCTCATCAGCAACCATCTGAGCAAACCTGTGGTT GTTCAGAAACCAATACGAAATATGCAAGACCTAAACGAGCGCATGGAAATACGCGGTGCCGCAGACGAGAACATTTGGAAATGGTGCGAAAACGTTCTGGCGCATGCAAAGAGGATTAAAAAGGTTACCAAA AAACCTGAGGCGGAGGACGGTGTTCTATCTCTAGGAAACGTGCACTTCCCTTGTCCTCTCATGAAAATGAGTATGGAGGTTCCGCTTGTTCCACCTCTTTACAGAGATCCCGCAATGAG taCTACCGCGAAGCCAAGACGAAATATATCGGACTGTACTTTTATTCACTCGCCTAAGGAAAGAATAAAACGGTACAGCCTCTGGACCCGAGACCTTTCCTCTCTTTATCCAGTTTTGAAAATACCATCCTACCAGTCGCCTATTTTCCCTCACCCTCACGGTAGTCACAGTCACAGTGCACACTGA